The following nucleotide sequence is from Populus trichocarpa isolate Nisqually-1 chromosome 11, P.trichocarpa_v4.1, whole genome shotgun sequence.
AATTAAATCCGACCAGTCCATGAAGGCCTCGTGGTTTTCCAAGAAGGGAGTAATATACATTGATGGTTCTCATGTTTTCCACTCTATCCAGCATGGGGATACCATTGAAATATCTTCCAAGGCCCCgagtttgaaagtttttttgcCTCACGATTAACACAGAGGACATGTGAACGGGGAGTGTAAATATCTGAAAGGACAGAAATTTTACATGCATGATGGAGGTCTAGTAATTTTGCAGGGAAATTATATTTCTCTTATTGAGAAGTCAAAAAAGCAggatctccttttcttttttgccctTCTCTCCATTTTCCTTATGAACCAAAGCTTGTGCCGGCCTCAAGCATCAAATGTGAGAAAATTATAACTCAAGGCCCTTGTATCAAGCAAGATGCTGTTCTCTGTTTTAAATCATGTACTCTAAATAATGACAATGAAGTGAAattgcttgaaaaataaaaaagaaatggcattgaaatatgtttttattgacCAATTGGAATTGACTCTTAAGATTTGTAACTGCGTAAAAGGTCCAGCCGTTCTTTCATAGCACACAGGCACAAAAGTAGCAATTGGATCGAGAAATCCAGACCCAAGAGGAAAATGCTAATATCATTTCAGTATTTCCTAGTAGAACTTGAATCCTCTGTTAAACTGATCAGAGAAAGCAGAGGATGCTACTGTTACAAGACCAACGTAAGAGCATCAAGAGTTGCTGAGGTTCAAACACGTGTGCCCCTTTAAGCCAACGCTTTGACATCTTCTATGTaccctttttaattatatcaatcaAGAAATCCAACAGTATAATAGCTATTTCCATGTATCTGTTGTTATGGAAGCCAAAATCTACACTTGCATGATATCAGGATTACAGTCTCTTGTTTGTGCCACGTCATCATTCTtctccttcccttttttttttctttgttttttggaagacaggaaaaggaaagagaagacaGGAAAAGCTTCTCAGGACTGTACTGAAACCAAGCAGTCCGGCGAGTGCATGTAAGTTGCACGCCTTGCCTTGTAGCCTACAgcctgaaaaagaaaatataaaagataaattactcAGAAATATCAAATATCTAGCAACTTGAATCGAATTACAAAGATTAGGCTACGCTACTACTAAGCCTGGTTAATGAACACAGTCCATCACTTACGTGAACATCTGAGGGCGGCTACGTGAAAGTTGAGGGCGCTTTATCGGGGAAAGTATCAAGTTCCTTAGCGTCATTGAGGGGTTGCCAGAGCCAGCTCCAAAGGAAGGAACAGAGCCAATTCTTCTATTTCCAACATCAACTGGCATGGCTGCTTGGTTTGCTGGTGAGCCACCACGGATTTCAAAGGGACCAGAATTCGAGCTGTTTTGTCTTGCCGGCCATATATCCTCCCGAGGCCCTGGAGTTGATGGAGTGAAAACCGTCCAATCTGCATAAATTAAGTCAACTAATTTTGGAGATGCTTAACCAAAATGCATTATTAAGCTATAGCGTGACAATGACAAAGCAAACATTTTCCAATGTTGTAAGCGTAACAAGGACTTTAataatcaagaaatattttaagGCACCACAAGGAGCCTGTGCTGTTCTATTgccattttaaaatgaaaatgattacCTTTACGGATAGGGTCTCTGTTATCCATCATGGTAGCTGCAGGGTTTGAGAACAAATCAGGCTCATTTcttgaaaagaaattgtttgCTGGTTGGATGGCTGATCTTTTATTTGACTCGTACTCGCTCCTCAACTGATCATACATTTCATCAAGTTTCCTCTTCTGCCTAGTATTGAAAGTACCAGTGTTTATTACGATCCAGGCTCGCATCATAAGCTGATAAAGTAATTGAAGGCTTTGGACAATATATAAACTGACCTGGCTTTCTCAGAAAATTTCTCCTGGAGCTCTTGTTTATCCTTTGACAAGCTCTCAATCTCTTGTTCCATCATCTGGCACCTTTTGGCCATTTTCTGATATGCAGCATGCAGCTGCTCGAGTTTTTCCGTGAACTTTTCTTGCATGGACTCACATTTTTGCCGGCACTGAGCTACAATTCTATTCATCTTGTATTGCATCTCAAGTTCCCTTTGCCCAGTAAAAAACATCACGCTTCTGTATGCACTTTTCATCACTGGGGTCATTTAAGGAAGATGCAAGGATTAAAAGGCTGTTTTTGCACGTTTCCCAGGGAATGCCAAGAACCATTCTGCTATTCAGTTTGGTAATTCTCtcaaatgaaatagaagaattATGAGTACCACCAAATAGTCTTatcatttcaaattttcaacttGTATTCAAACTAGCAGTTGATGGATTTAAGGAAAAATGGTGTTAACTTATAAAGGATACATATCTGTGGAGATATTCCAGCCATGGCCATCTGCAAGAAATTCATTatgaataaaaggaaaaaggcaACCAGTAAAATAAGAAATAGCAATGTTGTGACCAAATAATGATGCATGTTTAGATTTCACTTTAATAAGATGTAATAGAAGAAGCAAGATATTCGTAATATTCTAAGCTAAGTCCTTGCTTACATTTATCCACTCATCATTTGGATTGATCTCCACAGGTTTCATAAGGCTGTAAAGaggaaacaaaaattgaaagtaATATCAGAATACCATGAGCAAGAAACATCAGTAAAGATTACCCAAATCATTATTTCATATTAGAggtgttcaaaaaaattgacagaTATATTATGATCTTGTGGACATTCAAGGAAATgtcaaataaattctttttgttAAGAAACAATTCCGAGCCACAACAAGCATTTCATGGAATAAGCATTTCCATAAAGCACTCACCTCTTAGAGAGCACTTGATCACAGATTGGACAGGCCGCATCATTATTAAGGATCTTGTTTGCATCTTCAGTGCCTGTTTATTCTGTTAAGGGACAATTTGCGAATGCAACAATAATCCAGAAAGCATAGAACTAAAAAAGCTTAATCATAATCTGATCTTGGATACATAAGAGGTGACCACAAGTAGTAGAAACAGCACGCCCTTCCAACTCTCGCCAGCATGAATTGCATCTCATTTTCACCTTCACTATGAGacttttatccaaatattatcCACTCATCTGAACCTAATAAAAGGAGTTTCATAGCATTAGCATTAGCTACAACATCACATGCAGACACATAGATTCAAACTAATCTGCATCACTGTTACATGCAGCCACatggttttaaaaattgaagttttggatgACACTGGCGAAAATCATCAGCTGTAAATactgaaaatatattgaattttttagtcccagtaaattctttaaaatcatagagtttcatattttgtaaaataaagagTGATATTGATCATGCACAGAAAAATAGACATGGAGATTTTATAGAGAGCGATATCGATCATGAAGAATGACAATCCACGCAACTTCTTTCACAacattcgtttttttttttaacgaaatTGGCCCATCTTTATGGGGTCATTTATTTTCTCAACATCAAAATGTGATCTGCGAATTCACTACAATCCCCTTCCATTATGCACAATCAAAACAGAATTTGtgcaaatatttatatttttttacgaaAGTATTCCTCATAAGATAAAACGACTGTCACAATCTCAAAAGAATTGCTAAAATTTTGTCAAATATACAGCTGCAAAGTGCCAAATCCTCATCACTGAGTATCAAATTACAAAGATTTTCTAGTGTCTAAATATTGATCAAGGCAGTGGTTACTCAGTAATCAAGAAAAATTAGTCAAGGTCATGAAAATGACCAGAGTACCCTCAGTTTGGTACTGAGCCAAAAAGTCCGCGCAGACGCAAAATTTGCATGAAAACCACCAATTTTCTCGAGTTCCAAAAGTGAAGTCTTATTATTCAAATTCCTGAAACTCCTTTCCAATTCTCAAATTTTCTCAGCATCCAAACGGAAAACGAGAAAAAAGAAGACGCATAAACAAAGCTTGTAAAAAAGAAGACACAAACAAACGGAATCGACTTGATAAATTTTCCTGAAAATCACACTCCTCGGCGTTCTCCTTAATGAAAATCACAAATCAACGCCTAAAATCGTAAAGACACTAGAgattataaacataaataaatcatatggAGATCTAAAACGCGAGCAGAGTGACTATCGAAATTGAAAAGCAGCAGCAATTGGTAATGTGAAATCAAATTTATACGTTACTTCGGAAACAGTGAAATGTGATTTGAAGAGACACGAATCCCTAACCTGAAAGAGTTCTGGCTCGAAAcgtttcttctcttctcttctcttctcttctcggCTTGTGGCGTGGGGGTTTTGAAGGAGAGAAATGGCGGCAACTcgatttttgtatttatttcaaattatcacacttctctctctctcaagcaAGGAATTTATAATTTGACGCTTCTCCTTTATTTCAAAATCTGGATTCAGAACGGTGTCGTTCTTCAAgcaactcttttaattttttaaccttaaatagtgttaaaaaaatctaaattaaaaaaaaaagaattttgttgttctgtttttttttcttaataaatttgttttttttaataatgtatgTATAGAAAAAAGTATATAGTTGTGCAAAAAGCCAAGATAGAGATTACAGAATAtctaaattatgattttttctatggTGCTGAAATAATAAATTCAGGATCACTAtcaaattaacatataattGTCTAATATCAGCTAAACCTATCTATTATAACAGGTTAATGTTAATAGTTTAAATCATACTAGAAATAATAGAAaactttgaataattaatttaacaatttacaTGAGTAACTTTTTGATTTCAAAATGATAATTCATTTGTTTAAATCTAAAGGATTTCCTATTATTCATCAACTAGGTTTTCTtagaatcataattttttttatccattttaatATCGTTTcttattttaactatatatttataggctatgaaatatatattaaaatatatagtagCCAAAGCATGGCTTAGGACTTCAAATTAATCACTAACT
It contains:
- the LOC112323319 gene encoding E3 ubiquitin-protein ligase CCNB1IP1 homolog isoform X1, with product MRCNSCWRELEGRAVSTTCGHLLCTEDANKILNNDAACPICDQVLSKSLMKPVEINPNDEWINMAMAGISPQILMKSAYRSVMFFTGQRELEMQYKMNRIVAQCRQKCESMQEKFTEKLEQLHAAYQKMAKRCQMMEQEIESLSKDKQELQEKFSEKARQKRKLDEMYDQLRSEYESNKRSAIQPANNFFSRNEPDLFSNPAATMMDNRDPIRKDWTVFTPSTPGPREDIWPARQNSSNSGPFEIRGGSPANQAAMPVDVGNRRIGSVPSFGAGSGNPSMTLRNLILSPIKRPQLSRSRPQMFTL
- the LOC112323319 gene encoding E3 ubiquitin-protein ligase CCNB1IP1 homolog isoform X3, whose translation is MRCNSCWRELEGRAVSTTCGHLLCTEDANKILNNDAACPICDQVLSKSLMKPVEINPNDEWINMAMAGISPQILMKSAYRSVMFFTGQRELEMQYKMNRIVAQCRQKCESMQEKFTEKLEQLHAAYQKMAKRCQMMEQEIESLSKDKQELQEKFSEKARQKRKLDEMYDQLRSEYESNKRSAIQPANNFFSRNEPDLFSNPAATMMDNRDPIRKGPREDIWPARQNSSNSGPFEIRGGSPANQAAMPVDVGNRRIGSVPSFGAGSGNPSMTLRNLILSPIKRPQLSRSRPQMFTL
- the LOC112323319 gene encoding E3 ubiquitin-protein ligase CCNB1IP1 homolog isoform X2 — protein: MRCNSCWRELEGRAVSTTCGHLLCTEDANKILNNDAACPICDQVLSKSLMKPVEINPNDEWINMAMAGISPQILMKSAYRSVMFFTGQRELEMQYKMNRIVAQCRQKCESMQEKFTEKLEQLHAAYQKMAKRCQMMEQEIESLSKDKQELQEKFSEKARQKRKLDEMYDQLRSEYESNKRSAIQPANNFFSRNEPDLFSNPAATMMDNRDPIRKDWTVFTPSTPGPREDIWPARQNSSNSGPFEIRGGSPANQAAMPVDVGNRRIGSVPSFGAGSGNPSMTLRNLILSPIKRPQLSRSRPQMFT
- the LOC112323319 gene encoding E3 ubiquitin-protein ligase CCNB1IP1 homolog isoform X4; the encoded protein is MRCNSCWRELEGRAVSTTCGHLLCTEDANKILNNDAACPICDQVLSKSLMKPVEINPNDEWINMAMAGISPQILMKSAYRSVMFFTGQRELEMQYKMNRIVAQCRQKCESMQEKFTEKLEQLHAAYQKMAKRCQMMEQEIESLSKDKQELQEKFSEKARQKRKLDEMYDQLRSEYESNKRSAIQPANNFFSRNEPDLFSNPAATMMDNRDPIRKGPREDIWPARQNSSNSGPFEIRGGSPANQAAMPVDVGNRRIGSVPSFGAGSGNPSMTLRNLILSPIKRPQLSRSRPQMFT